The Candidatus Eremiobacteraceae bacterium DNA window AACCGGGCTTCGTCATCCAAGGCGGTTGCCCGTACGGCACCGGAACGGGCGGCCCCGGCTATCAGCTCAAAGCCGAGTTCAACGAGCGACCACACGACGCCGGTGCGGTGGCCATGGCGCGCGCTCAATCGCCCGATTCGGCCGGCTCGCAGTTCTACGTCTGCTTGGAAGATGCACATTTTCTCGATCACAAGTACACCGTCTTCGGCCACGTCACCCAAGGCCTGGATGTGAGCCGTCAGATCCGCGTCGGCGATACGATGGAACGCATAGTCATCGAACCGACAAACGGCACAGAGTCCCGCAGGGCTTGACCGCATCGCGCAAAAGGCCAGCGTAGTTTCGCTTCATTAGAAGACAGCGAGAGACGGTGAAGAGCGGCGAAGCATGATTGCTGATCATGACGTGGTGGTGCTCGGTGCCGGCTTAGCGGGCATGCGCGCGGCGCTCGAGGCGGCGCGCGCGGGCGCGAACGTCGGCATCGTTTCCAAAGTGCATCCGGTGCGCAGCCATTCCGGCGCGGCTCAGGGCGGCATCAACGCGGCCATCGGCGAGGGCGACAGCTGGGAGATCCACGCCTTCGACACGATCAAAGGAAGCGATTACCTCGCCGATCAGGATGCGGTCGAAGTGATGTGCAGCGAAGCGCCGCAGGACATCATCGAGCTCGAGCACATGGGCGTCATTTTCTATCGCGACGACAGCGGCAAGCTGGGTACGCGCGCATTCGGTGGCGCTTCCAAGGCGCGGACGTATTTCGTCGGCGACATCACCGGCCAAGCGCTGCTGTACACGCTGTACGACCAGATCCTCAAAGCGGGCGTCAAGGTCTACGAAGAGTGCTTCGCGACCGACCTCTACATGGTCGACGGAGCGTGCCGCGGCGTCGTCGTCTACGACATGCTGAGCGGCGAGC harbors:
- a CDS encoding peptidylprolyl isomerase, with translation MPEYEPPSTQETIALLALARKSQARIVTKRGDIIFQFYPDDAPNTVTAFIKLARSGFYDGLTFHRVEPGFVIQGGCPYGTGTGGPGYQLKAEFNERPHDAGAVAMARAQSPDSAGSQFYVCLEDAHFLDHKYTVFGHVTQGLDVSRQIRVGDTMERIVIEPTNGTESRRA